A single region of the Maylandia zebra isolate NMK-2024a linkage group LG17, Mzebra_GT3a, whole genome shotgun sequence genome encodes:
- the sypl1 gene encoding synaptophysin-like protein 1, translated as MMTGFRLNLSPLKEPLGFVKLVEWLTAIFAFGCCGGFSGKNVISILCGDGSNETLNAMYQYPFRLSQFPLIDKNTTLCNHSVTTTHMMGDSASSAEFFVGVGIVCFLYSMAALLVYLGYMHVYKDSDFGPIFDFVITAILVFLWLVCSSAWAKGLQNVKSATDTEGISGTLALCKGSNITCEVTEFANMRTLNISVVFGYLNMLVWAFNAWFVYKETRWHSRKFSSQPGPGRHQVPAPI; from the exons ATGATGACCGGATTTCGACTAAACCTGTCGCCCCTGAAGGAGCCCCTCGGCTTCGTCAAACTGGTGGAGTGG CTCACAGCCATATTTGCTTTTGGCTGCTGCGGTGGATTTTCAGGGAAGAACGTCATATCTATCCTCTGTGGCGATGGCAGTAATGAAACTCTCAATGCCATGTATCAATACCCATTTAG GTTAAGCCAGTTCCCGCTCATTGATAAAAATACGACTCTTTGTAACCACTCTGTCACTACAACACACATGATGGGAGACTCGGCCTCCTCGGCGGAGTTCTTTGTAGGTGTTGGCATTGTTTGCTTCCTTTACAGCATGGCAGCTCTGCTGGTGTATTTAGGCTACATGCACGTCTACAAGGACTCTGACTTTGGACCCATTTTT GACTTTGTGATCACAGCGATCCTGGTTTTCCTGTGGCTGGTGTGTTCATCCGCCTGGGCTAAAGGCCTGCAGAATGTAAAGAGTGCCACAGACACTGAAGGCATCAGTGGCACGCTGGCACTCTGTAAGGGTAGCAACATCACCTGTGAGGTCACGGAGTTTGCTAACATGCGGACCCTCAATATATCTGTG GTGTTTGGCTACCTTAACATGCTTGTGTGGGCGTTCAATGCTTGGTTTGTGTACAAAGAGACTCGCTGGCACTCCCGGAAATTTTCATCCCAACCTGGACCAGGAAGGCACCAGGTCCCTGCGCCAATCTAA